GTTGAAGCTGTGCCATCTGGCGGAACTGGATTTCAGTCCGATGCGCACCACGTACTTCCTCAGTCGCGAGACGGTCATTGCTTCCAAACTGGTGGGCATGTCCCGCTGGCGCGAGGCGCTGTTCGCCTTCATGTTGCAGAACGCCAACGGTAACTTGCGCTTCTTCAATCTGCCGTTGAACCGGGTGATCGAGTTGGGGACGCAGGTGGAGATGTAAGTCGCCTTTCTGTAGGAGCGAGCCTGCTCGCGATGAGCCTGAGTGCACCGCGGGCATTCAGGCAGCCAGCGTTATCGTTGACGACCATCGCGAGCAAGCTCGCTCCTACAGGGGGCGGTGTTGAATGAAAAAGCCCCCGCAGCCAGAGGTTGCGGGGGCTTCTTTTTCAGCGCGGTTCAGGTCACTCCTGCGCTGTCGCTTCTTCCTTGGCCTGGCGCTTCTCGATCACATCCACCAGGCGCTTGGCCAGCGCCGGATAGTTCTCGTCGAAGTGGTGACCGCCTGGCAACTTGATGGCTTCTCCTACCGCGGTTTTGTCGGTGCAACCGCTCTCGTCGGTTTCTTCTTCACCATAGATGCACACCACTTTGGCGGCTGGCAGCTTGGCCATTTCCGGACCGGTGGCGGCTTCCTTGCCGGCGTTGCCCAGCCAGCCTTCGACTTCGATTTCGAAGCTGCCGGTGCGGGCGAAGGCCAGCAGGATGATTGCGTCGACGCGCTGTTGTTCAGCTTCGGGCAGGCGGTTGTAGATGGCCGGCAAGACGTCGGCACCGAACGAGTAGCCTGTCAGGATGAAGCGCTTGGTGCCCCATTTCTGCCGGTAGTGCTGCATCAGTTCGGTCAGGTCCAGGGCACTTTGCTCGGGGCTCTTGTGCTGCCAGTAGTAGCGCAGGGTGTCGATGCCGACCACCGGATAGCCGATCTTGGCCATTTCGCCCGCGACATCGCGGTCCAGGTCGCGCCAGCCACCATCGCCGGACAGGAACAGGGTCACGGTGTCCTTGGCCTGGCCAGCTGGCACTTCGACCACAGGGATTTGCAGGCCGCCGGCGGCCTTGTCGCCGCCGACGAGGATTTTGCGCAGTTCGTTGTTCAGCACCTGTGGCAGGTTGATGTCGTAGTCGCTGATGCTGGTTTCGGCGTTCGGCTGGTCACGTACGAAGCCGGCACTGGTGTCGTCCGGGTTGTCGTTCCAGGCCACCAGCCAGTGGCCGTGGGCGGCGCTTTTCGGCAGCAGATGGGTGCAGCCGGGTTTTTCCAGGGCCAGGTCCACGGAAACGGCCTGGGCCTTGTCGTTCTTCTGTTCGGACAACCAGCGCCACGCCAGCACGGCACCCGGGCCGATACCGCTGACCAGCGTCGCCGGGCCTTTCAGCTCACGCAGGCCGGTTTGCAGGGCGCGGCTTTGCAGCAGGCAATCCTTGGGCAGGATCACCTGAACGATCTGCGCAGAGCCGCTGCGGCTCAGGGTCAGCAATTGTTTGTCGCTGAGTTTCTGGTCTTCGTTGACCGCCACCAGCACCTGGGCGCGTGGCGTGTTGCCCGGGATGACGCGGGTCATCACGGTGCCGTCGGCCGGGGTCAGTTGTTCGAGGGTCGGCTCCGGAGCCGGGCGCTTCAGGTACCAGTAGCCACCACCGAGAATCAGGGCCAGCACAACCAGCGTGCCCAGTACGTAGCGCAAGGAGCGTTGAATCATCAGCGTTTCACCAATCCAGTCAAGCCGCCCGCGATCAGGGCAGCAGTGTCGGCCAGGGCAACCAGCGGATCGAGTCCGGCGGGCACGGCCATATAACGGGGTTCCCAGTCAGGCTGGAATTTGTCTTTGAAGCGGCGCAAGCCTTGGAAGTTGTAGAGCTGCTCACCACGGCGGAAAACCATCGAGCCCAGGCGCTGGGTCAGGGGTGCACCGCGACGGGGTTGCAACCCCGACAATGGCACCATGCCCAGGCTGAAACGCGCGTATCCGTGACTCTTATAGTGTTGGATCAGGCCGACCATCATGAACTCCATGGTCAGCTTGGGGGCGTCCGGGTGCGCGCGCATCAGGTCGAGGCTGGCCAGGTCATGGCCGTAGGTCTCGAGCAGGTTGGCGAACGCCACCGGGCGCCCTTCGAAACGAATCACCGCAATGCGGAAATACTTGAGGTAGTCATCGCTGAATCGGCCGAGGGAGAAGCCTTTCTCGCGCACGTTCTTGCCGGTCAGCCAGGCGTCGGAGATGACCTTGAGCTCATCCATCGGGGCGTGGCCCGGTTCATGGATCTCAAGCGACAGGCCATCGCGCGTGCCCCGGTTCCAGGTGTAGCGCAGGTCTTTCATCTCCTTGCCCTTGGCTTCGAGATCAAAACGCTGCAGATCGACCCGGGCTTCTTCACCGAGCTTGATCGCGGTCAGGCCGATGTCCATGTAGTAGGGCAGGTTTTCGGCGCGGACTTGATAGAACACGGGACGGGCGTGGTGGATGTCGCACAGGTCGCGGAACTGCCAGATCATTTCCGCCCGTTGCTGGCCAGGGCCGATCGGGTCGTACAGTGCCACGAGGCTGCGGCCACGGCGGGCGTACATCAGGAACGCCTGGTCGTTGGGGTGAAACAGCAGCGCCTTGTCACCGGTCAGCGCCAGGCCGCCATCGGGTTGCGCCGAAGCCATGAGGATCTTGTGTGCACGCTCCAGTTCGTCGGGGGTGGGCAGGTGAATCACCGGGCGCGCGGTGCGCAGCAGCCAGGTCAGGGATACAACTACCAGCAACACCGCGGCACCCAGCAGCGAACGCAGGCCACGGGGGGCGTCGGCATCGAGGGTGAACTGCCACCACAGTTGATGGCTGTAGGGAACGTCCTGATAGGCAAACAGCAGCAGCCAGATCGAGGCGGCCAGTACGCAAAGACTGGCGACCAGATACAGCGGCGAAAAGGGCAGTTCGGTCAGGCGGCTGGGGCGATAGAACGACGTCCGGAAAACCCCCAGCAAGGCAGCGGTCAGGGTCATCAGGGTGGCTTCTTCCCAGTCGAAGCCCTTGAGCAGGGAGAGCAGGGCGCCCACCAGCAACAGAATGGTGGTCAGCATCCACGCCGCCGACAGTCGGCGGCGCAGGCCCTGGGCCAGCAGCAGGCACAGTACGCCGATCAGGCTGGCACCGAAGTGCGAGGCGTCGACCAGGCGATGGGGAATCAGAAAGCCGATGTGCTCCAGGCGGGTGTCGATTTCCGGTGTGGCACCGGAAAACAGCAGCACCACACCCGACAGGAACACCAGCACGGCGAGGATCGGAGCTGCCAGACCTGAGGCGGCACGCAGGGTCTGGCGCGTCTGGAACAGGCGTTGGCCTTCATTGATCAGCAACAACAGGCACGCCACCAGCATCGGCAGCACGACATAAATCAGGCGATACAGCAGCAAGGCGGCGGCCAGCGGCGCGGCACCGAGGGTGTCGGAAAAGGCCGCGAGCAGAATCGCCTCGAACACCCCGACACCGCCCGGTACGTGGCTGAGCACGCCTGCGGCCAGCGCCAGCAGGTACACCAGCAAAAAGGCACCGAAGGGTGGCGCTTCCGGCAGCAACAGATACAGCACGGTGGCGGCGGCGGCCACGTCCAGCGCGGTGATCACCAGTTGCAGGAAGGTCAGTCGACGCCCCGGCAGGCGCAGCGTGCGGCGACCGACCTTGACCAGCAGGTTGTCTGCGTAGGGTTGTTCCGGCAGGCGACGACGATAAATACCTATCGCGAGTACCGTGGACAGCAGCAGTACGGCGCCTGCAATGGTGCCCAGCAAGGTTTCCGAGAGCCCCAGTGCCACGGAGGCGCCGGGCAGGTTGCTCAGGGTGGCCAGCGCGGCCAGCGGCGGCAGGGCGCATCCGAGCGAGAGGCTGGCGAACAGCGTCATGTGGGCGACTTCGGTCGCTCCCAGGCCATGACGTGCATATAGACGGTAGCGAACCGAACCACCGGAAAGCATGGACAGGCCGATGGCATTGCCGATGGCAAAGGCGGTGAAGCCGCCCAGTGCAAGTGTGCGCGGTGCCAGCGTTACGCCAGCATAGCGGCTGGCCGACCATTCGTAGCCCAACAGTATGATGAAACCGGCCACGGTCGCGCCCAGCGCTCCGAGCAGGGCGGGTTTGGGGACTTCGAGGATCGAGTCGTGCAGCGCATCCAGATCCAGTTCGCTCAGCAGGTGACGACAGGCAATCAGTGCGATGGCAAACAACAGCAGGGTAACCGCCAGGCCGATGGGCTGTCGGTACTTGCTGATACGATCAAGCAAGCGCAACCGTTCAGCCTTGATCGGTTGTGTTGCAGTAGCGGTGTCTTGTACATCAGACGTGTTGGCGCGCATCAATCACCTCTTGGATTGTGCGCGACAGGATGGAGGTATCCAGCCAAGTTACCAATCCCTGTAGAAAAAAATAATCACAAATATTAACGCCTATCACCAAGTCTCGGCGATGGCGAATCATCAGTCGTGGGGTGTTCGGCCGCGATTTCAGCATAGTCTGAACTCGGCGTTCTGGTGACCACCAATGATTGGCGACACAGTGACAGATCATTGTTGCGAAAGGACTTTTTCAACAGACACAAAAAAGGCCACTCTTTCGAGTAGCCTTTTCTGATGTTTGGTTGCGGGAGCCGGATTTGAACCGACGACCTTCGGGTTATGAGCCCGACGAGCTACCAGGCTGCTCCATCCCGCGTCTGTGAGGCGGCATTCTATAGAGATACGCCGGGGTGTCAACCGTTAATCTCGAACCTGGTCAAATAAACGTAAAAGTGCGGCGAGCGGTCGCAGGGCTGGCTTAAGCTGCGGAATCTGAAAGGATTCTCATTCCTGCAACGCAGGCTTCAATTGCTCTGGTGCATTTGATCAAAGCTTTTGAGCAAAAACAGACGCGCACAAAAAAGGCCACTCTTTCGAGTAGCCTTTTTTGATGTTTGGTTGCGGGAGCCGGATTTGAACCGACGACCTTCGGGTTATGAGCCCGACGAGCTACCAGACTGCTCCATCCCGCGTCTGTGTGGCGGCATTCTACAGAGGATTGACAGGCTGTCAACTGCAATATCGATAAAACCTCTTCAGGTTCAATCAGTTAGCATTTTCAGGCGCGCACGGATCGGCCTGAGAGGCAGGTGTGGCAAGGCTTCAGGCTCTATCAGAGGATGTTCGCTGATTGAAAATTTAAATTTTCACGGCGCCTTCTCCTACGGTCATCGGAGAACATTCAGACTACTGGTGCTATATACAGGTGTCGGTGAGATACTCCCAACCTGACACGGCCCATCGCCATTTCTTCCTCTCCAGTACCGCTTTGATATGAGCCAGCGAAAAATCATCCACGTGGATTGTGACTGCTTCTACGCCGCCATCGAGATGCGTGACGACCCCAGGTTGGCCGGAAAACCGCTGGCCGTGGGCGGGGCCGCGGATCGCCGTGGCGTGATCGCTACCTGTAATTATGAGGCGCGTGCATATGGTGTGCGTTCGGCCATGTCTTCGGGGCATGCGTTGAAGCTGTGTCCGGACCTGACCATCGTCAAGCCGCGGATGAATGCCTATCGGGAAGCGTCGAAGGAAATTCATACGATCTTTCGCGATTACACCGACATCATTGAGCCGCTTTCCCTCGACGAGGCCTACCTTGATGTGTCGGACAGCGCCCATTTCGGCGGTAGCGCAACGCGTATAGCTCAGGACATCCGCCGGCGTGTGTCGAATCAGCTGCACATCACTGTCTCGGCGGGCGTGGCGCCGAACAAGTTTCTCGCCAAGATTGCCAGTGACTGGAGAAAGCCCAACGGCCTGTTCGTCATTACACCGGATCAGGTGGAAGACTTTGTCAGTGGTTTGCCGGTGAGCAAGCTGCACGGGGTCGGTAAAGTCACTGCCGATAAATTGGGCAAGCTGGGTATCAGCGATTGTGCGCAATTGCGGCAGTGGGACAAATTGGCGCTGGTGCGCGAGTTCGGCAGTTTTGGCGAGCGGCTCTGGAGCCTGGCTCGCGGTATCGACGACCGCCAGGTGCATAACGACAGTCGCCGTCAGTCGATCAGCGTCGAAAACACCTATGACGTCGACCTGCCGGACTTGAGGAGTTGCCTGGAGAAATTGCCTGAGCTGCTCGATACCCTGGCTGGTCGCATGGCGCGGATCGACAGCAGCTACCGCCCGGGGAAGCCGTTCGTCAAAGTGAAGTTTCATGATTTCACCCAGACCACATTGGAGCAGGCCGGGGCAGGGCGGGACTTGGGCAGTTATCAGTTGCTGCTGACCCAGGCGTTCAATCGAGGTGGCAAGCCGGTGCGGTTGCTGGGGGTGGGGGTGAGGCTGGAGGATTTGCGGGGCGGGTTTGAGCAGATGGAGTTGTTTGAGTTGTAGGAGCGAGCATGCTCGCGATGGACGTCAACGATAACGCGGGCTGTCTGAATGCCTGCGGTGCCTGCAAGTCCATCGCGAGCAGGCTCGCTCCTACAAAAATCTCAATTCGGCCCCGGATCCGCCACCAATCGCCCGGCATCCCTGGTCAGGGACTTGAGGAATTCGGTCTGCAGCTCGGGATCGTTGCGGGTCAGTTCGATCAAACTCTGTTCCAGCTCGCTGGCTTCTTCTTCCAGACCCAGTTCCGACAGGCGCTTGACCCGGTGTACCCACTGGCTCACTTCATCGTCTTCCAGGTCGTCGTAAATCAGTCCATGAGCTTCGAGCAGTTTGCTGCGCAGCTTGCTGCTCAAGGCCAGGGACGAGTCTGTGTGCACGTCATCCGTGGGGTTCTCGACGCGGATCTGCAGCGTGCTCAGATGGTTCAGGTCATGTTCGGCGAACGGGCTGTCCAGCAGATTCAGGCGCAGGACGCCATTCTTGTCGGTACTCAGCTCGAAGGTTTCCTTGCCGGCCTTGACCTCCACCGGACGCTCGCTCCAGGGCAGGCTCGAGTATTCGGTGCGCTTGTCGCGCTGGACTTCGTCGATCCCCGCCAGGTTCTGCTGCGCACGACCGTGAGATTGCACGTTCATGAACGGATTGAGCCCGGCGAAACCGTAGTTCAACCAGTCCTTGGTCATGCTATCGGGAAGGTTGCCCAGGGCGAACACGTTGACCACGTTCGCGCCGATACCGCCCACCACGGCCACCGCGCCCAGCGGGATCTCGTAGATCTCCCGCCACGGCTGGTAGGGTGTATAGCGATCGTAATGGCGGGTGACTTCGTACTCAGTGACTTCGAAAGTCTTCTGCTCGTGGATTTTCACCCGACGTTGCGGCAGCTCGAGCACCTTGGGCTCACCGACATCGATCTGCAGGCTGTGATCGAGCAGTTTGCGCTCGACACGTTCCTCGTGCTCGCTGCGTTGTGACATGTGATTGGCACAGCCGCTGAGCAGCAGGGTGCCGCACAGGGCGGCACCACCGAGGCCTAAGGTGTTTCGCTTGAACATGACGTCTCTATCTGGTTTCAGCGGCGGACACGGGCCTGAAGGAACGACAGTACGTCGGCAACCGGCAGCGCTTGCGGCTCGGCTTCGGTACGGCTCTTGTATTCCAGGTTGCCTTCGGCAAGGCCGCGGTCGCTGACCACGATCCGGTGAGGAATGCCGATCAGCTCCATGTCCGCGAACTTGATGCCCGGGCTGGTTTTCTTGTCGCGGTCGTCCAGCAGTACTTCGAAGCCGGCAGCGGTCAGTTGCGCATACAGCTTGTCGGTGGCTTCGCGAACCAGATCGGTTTCGTAGCGCAGTGGCACCAGGGCGATCTGGAACGGCGCCAGGGTGTCGCTCCAGATGATGCCTTTGTCGTCACTGTTCTGCTCGATGGCAGCCGCCACCACGCGGGAAACGCCGATGCCGTAGCAGCCCATTTCCAGGGTCACCGGCTTGCCGTTCTCGCCCAGCACTTCGCACTTCATCGCCTTGCTGTACTTGTTGCCCAGCTGGAAGATGTGTCCGACTTCGATGCCGCGCTTGATTTCCAGGGTGCCCTTGCCGTCCGGGCTAGGGTCGCCGCTGACCACGTTGCGCAGGTCGGCAACGGTCGGAACCGGCAGATCACGTTCCCAGTTCACGCCGAAGTAGTGCTTGTCGTCGATGTTGGCACCGATGCCGAAGTCGCTCATCAGTTCGACAGAGCGGTCGATGATGATTGGCAGTGGCAGGTTCAGCGGGCCGAGGGAACCGGCGCCGGCGCCGATGGCGTCACGCAGTTCGGCATCGGAGGCCATGACCAGCGGGCTGGCGACGCCAGGCTGGTTGGCGGCCTTGATTTCGTTCAGTTCGTGGTCGCCACGGATGATCAGGGCAATCAGCTTGCCTTCTTCTTCGGCGTGCACGATCAGGGTCTTGATGGTCTTTTCAATCGGCAGATTGAATTTCTCCACCAGCGCGGCAATGGTCTTGGTGTCTGGGGTGTCGACCAGGCGCAGCTCTTCGGTCGGCGCGGCGCGGGAGGTTTCGCGCGGTACGGCTTCGGCCTTTTCGATGTTCGCGGCGTAGTCGGATCCGTTGCTGAAGACGATATCGTCTTCGCCGGACTCGGCCAGTACGTGGAATTCATGGGAGCCGGCACCGCCGATCGAACCGTTATCGGCTTCAACCGGACGGAACTTCAGGCCCAGGCGGGTGAACACGTTGCAGTAGGCTTCGTGCATGCGGTCGTAGGTGACCTGCAGCGAGGCCTGGTCGGCGTGGAACGAGTAGGCGTCCTTCATGATGAATTCGCGGCCGCGCATCAAGCCGAAGCGTGGGCGGATCTCATCACGGAATTTGGTCTGGATCTGGTACAGGTTGATCGGCAGCTGCTTGTAGCTGCTGAGCTCGTTGCGCATCAGATCGGTGATGACTTCTTCGTGGGTCGGGCCTGCGCAGAAATCACGGCCATGACGGTCTTTGAGGCGCAGCAATTCAGGGCCGTACTCTTCCCAGCGTCCGGATTCCTGCCACAGTTCGGCCGGTTGGGTACCTGGCATCAATACTTCCAGAGCGCCAGCGGCGTCCATTTCTTCGCGAACGATCTTTTCGACCTTGCGCATCACTCGCAAGCCCATCGGCAGCCAGGTGTACAGGCCCGAGGCGAGTTTGCGGATCATGCCGGCGCGCAGCATCAGCTGATGGCTGATCACGACCGCGTCGGAAGGCGTTTCTTTCTGTGTGGCGAGCAAAAATTGACTGGTACGCATGGTTGGCCGTTATCGATAGCTGATGACGAGAAATGACGGAGCATTGTACGGGCGAGATCCGCTGTCGTACAGGCGTGCGGTCAGTGGTGTGGGAGAGGGCGAATATCGCTCCGCCTCTCCCATGTTTGCTGCGGTAACAATCCGCGAGTGCTTTTTACGATTCTTCCGCGACCTGTGCGGGAACAGGCTCCGGCGTCGGTTTCGGGCCTTCGCGGCGGCTTTCCTGGAACCAGTGCAGGGCGATCAGGACCAGGGTAGGAACACCCAGCAAGGCGGTGATCAGGAAGAACTGGTGGTAGCCGAATTTCTCTACCATGACCCCGGAGTAACCGCCGATCAGGCGTGGCAGCAAGAGCATGATCGAGCTGAGCAGGGCGTATTGGGTGGCGGAGAATTTGAGGTTGGTCAGGCTCGACAGGTAGGCGACGAACGCTGAAGTGGCCAGGCCCGAGCTGAAGTTGTCCAGGGAGATGGTGAGGATCAGCATCTTCAGGTTGGGGCCCATGTCGGCCAGCATCAGGAACAGTATGTTGGTGGCTGCCGACGCGGCGCCGCCGATGAACAGGATCGGCAGGATGCCAAAACGCACGATCAGCAGGCCGCCCATGCCAGCACCGACCAGGGTCATGATCAGGCCGAAGATTTTGCTGACGCTGGCGATCTGGTCCTTGGTGAAGCCTTGATCGATGTAGAACACGTTCGCCATCACGCCCATGACCGTATCGGACATCCGGTAGGTCGCGATCAGCCCGAGCAGCAGCAGTGCCTGCCAGCGATAGCGCAGGATGAAGTCATTGACCGGAGTCAGGACCGGCGCCAGGCCGCGGCGTCCCATGGACGACAGGCACAGGGCGGTCAGCGTGATGTAGAGGATCGCGCGCAGGAAGGCGCGGTCCTGGAGCAGCAAGTCAAGCAGGCTCACACCGTTGAACAGGACGCTGGCGAAGTCGGTGTTGTAGAGCTGGGTGAACATGGCCGGTACGGATACCAGCAACACGATCAGGACGAAAACCGAGGCCAGCTGGTGGACGAAGCTGTAGCGCCCGGCCTGCAGTTGGGTGCGCAGCGGCACCGGTGGTTCGCGCATGAACAGGCTGGTCAACAGCGCCGGAACCATCAGGGCGCCGAACAAGATGTAGGTGCCGGCCCAGGCGGAATGCTGATAGTTGAAGCCGGTAGAGCCAAAGCCCTCGGCAAAATACAGGGCGCCGGCGGTCGCCAGCAGCGCCGCGATTCGATAGCCGGACATGTAGCTCGCCGCCAGCGCCGCCTGGCGATTGTCTTCGGCGATTTCCAGGCGGTAGGCGTCGACCGCGATGTCTTGTGTGGCCGAAGCGAAGGCGACGACCACCGCGATGGCGATCAGCCAGGAGAGATGCTTTTGCGGGTCGCAGAAACCCATGCCGATCAGGCCGAGGATCACCAGACTCTGGGACAGCACCAGCCACGACCGTCGTCGCCCCAGCTTGCCGAGAAACGGCAGGCGCCATTGGTCGAGCAACGGTGACCAGACCCATTTGAAGGCATAGGCCAGACCGATCAGGCTCGCGTAGCCGATGGTTTCACGAGCCACACCGGCTTCACGCAGCCAGACCGAAAGCGTCGAGAACACCAGCATGTAGGGCAAGCCAGCGGCGAAACCCAGCAACAACAGTACGAGCGTCGAGGGGCTGGCATAGGCAGCAAGCGCGGCGCGCCAGGTTTTACGGGGCATGGGCTGGAGTCTGCCTCAAGAAATACGAAAACAAAGCGCGCACTCTAACCGCTGTGCTCTACCGGGCGCCACCCATGGCGCTGAATATCAACACGATTGTTCAGGATACTGATCCCCTCCATGCGCAATCGAGCGCGTTGTTCGTCCCCGGACGGGCTGCCTGCGGGCAGGCTGAGGCGCCCACCTGCCCCCAGAACGCGGTGCCAGGGCAATTTGCTGTCGCCGGGCAGTTGGCTCAGCGTCCGACCCACCCAGCGCGCAGCGCGGCCCAGCCCAGCGAGCTCTGCCAACTGACCATAGCTCACCACCTTGCCTTCGGGCACTTGTGCGAGCGTCAGGTAGAGCGCCGTGCGTCGGATTTGTGCCGGGCTCTCGGGTTCAGTGGTGGGTTCGTTCACGTGCAGGCTTCCGAAAAAATGTTCCTGAAAAAAGCGGTACCGTTTGTAGAGTAAATCCTGGATCAGCAGATGAGAAATGAACTCAACAGAAATCGTCGGGTCAGTCGTAGCCAGGGCGTTACTCCCGGGATAATGCCGACTTTTTCGCAAACCGAGTCTGTTTTTGCTTATGTTGTCCAGAACTTTGCTGTGCCTCGCTGTTATCAGTGCTTCCACTCCCTTGCTTGCCGATACTGTCTGGTTGAAGAACGGTGACAAGCTGAGCGGCAAGATCATCCTGTTTGACGGTGGCAAGTTGCTGGTCCAGACCGAATACGCCGGAGCGGTCCCGATCGACTGGAAACAGGTCAAGACGCTGGAAAGTGATCAGGAGTTGCTGGTCAAGCAGGACGCCTACACCGGCGAGAAGGCCAAGTCGTTGCACGCCGCCGAGGACGGCAAGGTGATCCTGGCCAACGGCGATGCCCCCAAAACCGTCGAACTGGCGAGTGTCCAGCAGATCCTCAAGCCCAAGCCGGTGGTCGAGGATCTGGTGTGGAAGGGCAATATCGATGCGGCCCTCGATTACCAGCGGGCCGACAAGGACACCGACGACTACGACATCGATTTCAAGACCACGGCCCGTCATGGTCGCTGGCGGCATACCGCGGAAGGCGAATACAACCGCGAGTTTCAGGATGATGTGGTCACCACGGACAATTGGCGGGCCGAGTATTCCCTGGACCGCTTTCTGACGGATAAATGGTTTTGGCAAGGTCGACTGGTCTACAAGCGCGACAAGGTTGAAGACCTGTCCCGTCAACGCACTGTGGGTACCGGTCCTGGCTACCAGTTTTGGGATGACGAGTTGGGCGCGTTCTCTCTCGGATCACTGGTCAATCGCACCGACTATGAGTTCGCCGATGGCAGCAAGGAAAACTTCTATTCGGTCGCCATGAAGTGGGACTACAACCGCTATCTGATCGGCAAGAAAGTGGAGTTCTTCACCAATGGCGAGGTGGGCAAGCCGCTGTCCGGCGTGGCCGACTACGCGCTGGATTCGGAGGTGGGCCTGCGCTACAAGGTGACGGACTGGGCGTCGCTCAATCTCAAGGCCGAGCGTGACATCATCAGCGGAACCGACGATGCCGATCTGGACAAGACCCGGTACACCGCAGGGTTTGGTGTGACCTGGTAAATCACTGTCGGCTGCAGGATCCAATCGCGGGCAAGCCTTGCTCCTACAGAATTTACGCAATCCTGTAGGAGCGAGGCTTGCCCGCGATAGCATCAGCACTTTCGAAATCGCCTCATGAGCAAAAATACACAGGCACAAAAAAGCCCCGCTGTTGAGGGCGGGGCTTTTTACTAAAGCAAGGACAAGTTAGATAACTTGTACTTCTTCAGCTTGCATGCCTTTCTGACCGCGAGTAGCGATGAAAGAAACCTGTTGGCCTTCTTTCAGGCTTTTGAAGCCGTCGGATTGGATAGCTTTGAAGTGAACGAACAGGTCGTCACCGGATTGTGGAGTGATGAAGCCGAAGCCTTTTTCATCGTTGAACCACTTAACGGTACCGGTTTGGCGATTAGACATGGTGTAACTCCTTGAACAAAGATAACTGCGACTCAGGAAGAACCCTGGCCGAGACTGAGTGCAAAGAGCAGGAAAAATTCTTGTAGACGGTTGGATCGAAATTCAACATATCGTGTAGAGATTCTCAGTGACACAAGCAGCACAGTGACGCCACCTTAACCCTTTTTCCGAAACGTGCCAATGCTTCGTGCGAAGGTTTCTCGGTTTTCATGATCGACGGTGCGCCGTATTGTCTCGAAGGTCCGTAAATCGTGCGTGATC
This genomic interval from Pseudomonas putida contains the following:
- a CDS encoding AmpG family muropeptide MFS transporter, which translates into the protein MPRKTWRAALAAYASPSTLVLLLLGFAAGLPYMLVFSTLSVWLREAGVARETIGYASLIGLAYAFKWVWSPLLDQWRLPFLGKLGRRRSWLVLSQSLVILGLIGMGFCDPQKHLSWLIAIAVVVAFASATQDIAVDAYRLEIAEDNRQAALAASYMSGYRIAALLATAGALYFAEGFGSTGFNYQHSAWAGTYILFGALMVPALLTSLFMREPPVPLRTQLQAGRYSFVHQLASVFVLIVLLVSVPAMFTQLYNTDFASVLFNGVSLLDLLLQDRAFLRAILYITLTALCLSSMGRRGLAPVLTPVNDFILRYRWQALLLLGLIATYRMSDTVMGVMANVFYIDQGFTKDQIASVSKIFGLIMTLVGAGMGGLLIVRFGILPILFIGGAASAATNILFLMLADMGPNLKMLILTISLDNFSSGLATSAFVAYLSSLTNLKFSATQYALLSSIMLLLPRLIGGYSGVMVEKFGYHQFFLITALLGVPTLVLIALHWFQESRREGPKPTPEPVPAQVAEES
- a CDS encoding MGMT family protein, translated to MNEPTTEPESPAQIRRTALYLTLAQVPEGKVVSYGQLAELAGLGRAARWVGRTLSQLPGDSKLPWHRVLGAGGRLSLPAGSPSGDEQRARLRMEGISILNNRVDIQRHGWRPVEHSG
- a CDS encoding DUF481 domain-containing protein, whose translation is MLSRTLLCLAVISASTPLLADTVWLKNGDKLSGKIILFDGGKLLVQTEYAGAVPIDWKQVKTLESDQELLVKQDAYTGEKAKSLHAAEDGKVILANGDAPKTVELASVQQILKPKPVVEDLVWKGNIDAALDYQRADKDTDDYDIDFKTTARHGRWRHTAEGEYNREFQDDVVTTDNWRAEYSLDRFLTDKWFWQGRLVYKRDKVEDLSRQRTVGTGPGYQFWDDELGAFSLGSLVNRTDYEFADGSKENFYSVAMKWDYNRYLIGKKVEFFTNGEVGKPLSGVADYALDSEVGLRYKVTDWASLNLKAERDIISGTDDADLDKTRYTAGFGVTW
- a CDS encoding cold-shock protein, yielding MSNRQTGTVKWFNDEKGFGFITPQSGDDLFVHFKAIQSDGFKSLKEGQQVSFIATRGQKGMQAEEVQVI